A genomic stretch from Candidatus Omnitrophota bacterium includes:
- a CDS encoding adenylate/guanylate cyclase domain-containing protein, giving the protein MRDYKKPASSNSLEEKLKQAIDKREKIEKDYRDTNQKFWTIMFIDVSTSAKAVWDQGEQVANVIFDLYQKQVRAVLEQKNSCFIEPGGGPQIVCCFEDPAQAILGAKTVMTALEDWNQFQEDNFKLLPCIGIHQGYIVYHDGLIHQSNTNNMAKRIQTQAAPGQILISEDLYDELNKDKRFSLRYLRTANLKNIPQPQKIYEAKVLVDIGPVKADEGSKALEGSAAVSEESGDDKAFHHWVIVYIDVCESTKKFWSFGDRHASSLIQEYQTLCHRSFTSCRSAFVKSCEGDQIFASFTAEDADMAIVSSVLIMQSLFRRNINVPQNKQVRAAIGIHIGEVAMQGEELIQTKDMRAGKGIQSQASADEILLSEELSKMIDPDYGPYVEEYGICEFSGLSEPYKVMNLKWFRVPPKLATAPPPVRQARQPHRFPAR; this is encoded by the coding sequence ATGAGAGACTATAAAAAACCGGCGTCATCCAATAGTCTGGAAGAGAAGCTGAAGCAAGCCATCGATAAGCGGGAAAAGATCGAAAAAGATTACCGCGATACGAACCAGAAGTTTTGGACCATCATGTTCATCGACGTGTCCACCTCCGCCAAGGCGGTATGGGATCAGGGGGAACAGGTGGCCAACGTAATCTTCGATCTTTATCAAAAGCAGGTCCGAGCCGTACTCGAGCAAAAAAACTCATGCTTCATCGAACCGGGCGGCGGTCCACAAATCGTATGCTGCTTCGAGGATCCCGCGCAGGCGATCCTAGGGGCGAAAACCGTCATGACCGCTTTGGAGGATTGGAACCAGTTTCAGGAAGACAATTTTAAACTGCTGCCCTGCATAGGAATCCATCAAGGTTACATCGTCTACCACGACGGTTTAATCCATCAATCGAATACTAACAACATGGCCAAACGGATTCAAACCCAAGCCGCTCCCGGCCAGATTCTCATTTCCGAAGATCTCTACGATGAATTGAATAAAGACAAGCGGTTCTCTCTGCGCTATCTACGCACAGCGAATTTAAAGAACATTCCCCAACCGCAAAAAATCTACGAAGCGAAAGTTTTGGTCGATATCGGACCAGTGAAAGCCGACGAAGGTTCGAAGGCGCTGGAAGGAAGCGCGGCTGTTTCCGAAGAGAGCGGCGACGATAAAGCCTTTCATCATTGGGTGATCGTTTATATCGACGTTTGCGAATCGACGAAAAAGTTCTGGTCGTTCGGCGACCGGCACGCCAGCAGCCTGATTCAAGAATACCAAACGTTATGCCACCGCTCCTTTACCAGTTGCCGCAGCGCTTTCGTCAAATCGTGCGAGGGCGATCAGATTTTCGCCTCTTTTACCGCGGAGGACGCGGATATGGCCATCGTTTCCTCCGTCCTCATCATGCAATCCCTGTTTCGCCGCAACATCAACGTTCCCCAAAACAAGCAGGTGCGCGCCGCCATCGGGATTCATATCGGCGAAGTGGCTATGCAGGGGGAGGAGCTAATCCAGACCAAAGACATGCGGGCGGGCAAGGGCATTCAATCCCAAGCCAGCGCCGACGAAATTCTGCTTTCGGAAGAATTGTCCAAGATGATCGACCCGGATTACGGCCCCTATGTAGAAGAATATGGGATTTGCGAGTTTTCCGGACTCAGCGAACCATATAAAGTCATGAATTTGAAATGGTTCCGCGTTCCGCCCAAACTAGCGACGGCTCCCCCGCCCGTCCGCCAGGCAAGGCAGCCGCACCGCTTCCCCGCGCGCTAA